One stretch of Burkholderia oklahomensis C6786 DNA includes these proteins:
- a CDS encoding phosphodiester glycosidase family protein, which yields MRTTKSIRILAARLLPVVALTLTLASCGGDDLTPAAQRWAMPANEMPLGPQGLAQGVSSQSVATGVTYYQIKRGAPSAPDFWTVNIGFYATQAATQTDATNLAAAGFTTRVDASAGTDLQGNVLGYWLSVGRYAAQADATATAAQIAQATRNRYKPGTRHTSLAGNPTTGPWIVNVLAIDPSRAGAALSVALPGGNDLGAGGETVSAAQARVNALAGINGGFFTNINPFGAPLPPRSPVGATIVDGRLAAAAIGKRPGLLLARDANGRQRATIVRNLATTITLTDAQGSAIAVQTLNRPILGTVVNCGVQAQTPTREPAQDTVCTNYDDLVMYDALYLRGGASNTLVDAGYQGARYELVVDANGAVVGGHATLGAAPPPNGYVLQGLGASAAWLQAHATPGTRLAVSQRLSANGADLALASGTSLVEAGPTLSVPNLAQSAAQEGFAPTVGGVDAGEGGAANGNWYNGWYVARNGRTAVGVAADGTILLVEIDGRQPALSLGTSIPETAAVMAWLGATSAVNLDGGGSSNMVIGGKTVGHPSDTTGERGVGDTLMLLPS from the coding sequence TTGCGGACTACGAAATCAATCAGAATCCTCGCGGCACGCCTGCTGCCCGTCGTCGCGCTGACGCTCACGCTCGCGAGCTGCGGCGGGGACGATCTGACGCCGGCTGCGCAGCGTTGGGCGATGCCCGCGAACGAGATGCCGCTCGGTCCGCAAGGCCTTGCGCAGGGCGTGTCGTCGCAATCCGTCGCGACGGGCGTCACTTATTACCAGATCAAGCGTGGCGCGCCGAGCGCGCCCGACTTCTGGACCGTCAACATCGGCTTTTACGCGACGCAGGCCGCGACGCAAACCGATGCGACGAACCTCGCCGCCGCCGGCTTCACGACGCGCGTCGACGCGTCGGCGGGCACCGACCTGCAGGGCAACGTGCTCGGCTACTGGCTGTCGGTCGGCCGCTACGCGGCGCAGGCCGATGCGACGGCAACCGCCGCGCAGATCGCGCAGGCGACGCGGAATCGCTACAAGCCCGGCACGCGGCATACGTCGCTCGCCGGCAATCCGACGACGGGGCCATGGATCGTCAACGTGCTCGCGATCGACCCGTCGCGGGCCGGCGCGGCGCTGTCGGTCGCGCTGCCGGGCGGCAACGATCTCGGCGCGGGCGGCGAGACGGTATCGGCGGCGCAGGCGCGCGTCAACGCGCTCGCCGGCATCAACGGCGGCTTCTTCACGAACATCAATCCGTTCGGCGCGCCGCTGCCGCCGCGCTCGCCCGTCGGCGCGACGATCGTCGACGGACGCCTTGCCGCCGCGGCGATCGGCAAGCGTCCCGGCCTGCTGCTCGCGCGCGACGCGAACGGCCGCCAGCGCGCGACGATCGTGCGCAACCTCGCGACGACGATCACGCTGACCGACGCACAGGGCAGCGCGATCGCGGTCCAGACGCTGAACCGGCCGATCCTCGGCACGGTCGTCAATTGCGGCGTGCAGGCGCAGACGCCGACGCGGGAGCCGGCGCAGGACACGGTCTGCACGAACTACGACGATCTCGTGATGTACGACGCGCTGTATCTGCGCGGCGGCGCGTCGAACACGCTCGTCGACGCCGGCTATCAGGGCGCGCGATACGAACTCGTGGTCGACGCGAACGGCGCCGTCGTCGGCGGCCACGCGACGCTCGGCGCGGCGCCGCCGCCGAACGGCTACGTGCTGCAGGGGCTCGGCGCGAGCGCCGCGTGGCTGCAGGCGCACGCGACGCCGGGCACGCGCCTCGCCGTATCGCAGCGGCTGTCGGCGAACGGTGCGGACTTGGCGCTCGCGTCGGGCACCTCGCTCGTCGAAGCGGGACCGACGCTGTCGGTGCCGAATCTCGCGCAGAGCGCCGCGCAGGAGGGATTCGCGCCGACGGTGGGCGGCGTCGACGCAGGCGAAGGCGGCGCGGCGAACGGCAACTGGTACAACGGCTGGTATGTTGCGCGCAACGGGCGCACGGCGGTCGGCGTCGCGGCCGACGGTACGATCCTGCTCGTCGAGATCGACGGCCGGCAGCCGGCGCTGAGCCTCGGCACGAGCATTCCGGAGACGGCGGCGGTGATGGCGTGGCTCGGCGCGACGTCCGCCGTCAATCTCGACGGCGGCGGCTCGAGCAACATGGTGATCGGCGGGAAGACGGTCGGACATCCGTCCGACACGACGGGCGAGCGAGGCGTCGGCGACACGCTGATGCTGTTGCCGAGCTGA
- a CDS encoding OpgC domain-containing protein, which translates to MSFPAMSPQAAAGRSIEVDFFRGLVLLTIVVDHIGASVLSHVTLHAFALCDAAEVFVFLGGFATASAYLAVCARHGAGAARRRFVRRAAQIYRAFLATSTLMLVVSAVLDHYGIDAPNMALDDISVLLASPLTGLVELLTFKRQPYLASVLPMYVLFALATPVVVPLARAKPWWLLFGSVLLWGCARWLAAELLDTDSSRWNFNPFAWQLMFVLGVLVRCWPLHRDVAVRPGGAAITAVALTVVLACAYYKLFSGLPLPEGEFKRNLAWPRVMNFVAFAWLMAELVRHGWIARIARAAWPVVAVGQRGMLCFVVGAAISLTLDSVLHGMHGNARMLQFGVGLAADACALALMLTVASSGQLFQRIRRNAPA; encoded by the coding sequence ATGAGTTTTCCCGCCATGTCTCCCCAAGCGGCCGCCGGACGCTCGATCGAGGTCGACTTCTTTCGCGGCCTCGTGCTGCTGACGATCGTCGTCGATCACATCGGCGCGAGCGTGCTGTCGCACGTGACGCTGCATGCGTTCGCGCTGTGCGATGCGGCCGAGGTGTTCGTGTTCCTCGGCGGCTTCGCGACCGCGAGCGCGTATCTCGCCGTCTGCGCGCGGCACGGCGCGGGCGCCGCGCGGCGGCGTTTCGTGCGGCGCGCCGCGCAGATCTATCGCGCGTTTCTCGCGACGTCGACGCTGATGCTCGTCGTGTCGGCCGTGCTCGACCATTACGGGATCGACGCGCCGAACATGGCGCTCGACGACATCAGCGTGCTGCTCGCGTCGCCGCTCACGGGGCTCGTCGAGCTGCTGACGTTCAAGCGACAGCCGTATCTCGCGTCGGTGTTGCCGATGTATGTGCTGTTCGCGCTCGCGACGCCCGTCGTCGTGCCGCTCGCGCGCGCGAAGCCGTGGTGGCTGCTGTTCGGCAGCGTGCTGTTGTGGGGCTGCGCGCGCTGGCTCGCGGCCGAGCTCCTCGATACCGACTCGTCCCGTTGGAATTTCAATCCGTTCGCGTGGCAGCTGATGTTCGTGCTCGGCGTGCTCGTGCGCTGCTGGCCGCTGCATCGCGACGTCGCGGTGCGGCCGGGCGGGGCCGCGATCACCGCGGTCGCGCTCACGGTCGTACTCGCGTGCGCGTATTACAAGCTGTTTTCCGGGCTGCCGCTGCCGGAAGGCGAGTTCAAGCGCAATCTCGCGTGGCCGCGCGTGATGAACTTCGTCGCATTCGCGTGGTTGATGGCCGAACTGGTTCGCCATGGCTGGATCGCTCGGATCGCGCGAGCGGCGTGGCCTGTCGTGGCGGTCGGACAGCGCGGGATGCTGTGCTTCGTCGTCGGCGCGGCGATATCGCTGACGCTCGATTCGGTGCTGCACGGGATGCACGGCAATGCGCGGATGCTGCAGTTCGGCGTCGGTCTCGCCGCGGATGCGTGCGCGCTCGCGCTGATGCTGACCGTCGCGAGCTCGGGGCAATTGTTCCAGCGCATTCGCAGGAATGCGCCCGCGTAA
- the rarD gene encoding EamA family transporter RarD — protein MTAASEYPQAGRGIALSVVASALFALLSAYAKLLAPLTGLDIFAWRIVWTAPGAIAVVALRGRWPALRELLARAFANRRLALSLAASAALLGLQLWLFLWAPLHGRMLEVSLGYFLLPLTMVLVGRFHYHERLSGLQWLALGCAASGVAHEIWATRAFAWPTLVVALGYPPYFVLRRRVNADSLAVFSVEMLVLLPVAAATLAMDGTSVAGRPLLWAMLLPGLGAISTLALASYLKASRMLPMALFGILGYVEPVLLVAVAVFVLRETLSWQQLATYAPIWAAVALTAWHGFLLARR, from the coding sequence TTGACCGCCGCGTCCGAGTATCCGCAGGCGGGGCGCGGGATCGCGCTGTCGGTGGTGGCGTCGGCGCTGTTCGCGCTGCTGTCCGCGTACGCGAAGCTGCTCGCGCCGCTGACGGGCCTCGACATTTTCGCTTGGCGGATCGTCTGGACCGCGCCCGGGGCGATCGCGGTCGTCGCGCTGCGCGGCCGCTGGCCCGCGTTGCGCGAGCTGCTCGCGCGCGCGTTCGCGAACCGGCGGCTCGCGCTGTCGCTCGCCGCGAGTGCGGCGCTGCTCGGCCTGCAGTTGTGGTTGTTCCTGTGGGCGCCGCTGCACGGCCGGATGCTCGAGGTGTCGCTCGGCTATTTCCTGCTGCCGCTGACAATGGTGCTCGTCGGGCGCTTTCATTACCACGAGCGCTTGAGCGGGCTGCAATGGCTCGCGCTTGGCTGCGCGGCGTCGGGCGTCGCGCACGAGATCTGGGCGACGCGTGCGTTCGCGTGGCCGACGCTCGTCGTCGCGCTCGGCTATCCGCCTTACTTCGTGCTGCGACGCCGTGTGAACGCGGATTCGCTCGCGGTGTTCTCGGTCGAGATGCTCGTGCTGCTGCCCGTCGCGGCCGCGACGCTCGCGATGGACGGAACGAGCGTCGCCGGTCGGCCGCTCTTATGGGCGATGCTGCTGCCGGGCCTCGGCGCGATCAGCACGCTCGCGCTCGCAAGCTATCTGAAGGCAAGCCGCATGCTGCCGATGGCGCTCTTCGGGATCCTCGGCTATGTCGAGCCGGTGCTGCTCGTCGCGGTCGCGGTGTTCGTGCTCCGCGAGACGCTGTCGTGGCAGCAACTCGCGACGTACGCGCCGATCTGGGCGGCTGTCGCGCTGACTGCGTGGCACGGATTTCTGCTCGCGCGGAGGTAG
- a CDS encoding acylphosphatase — MNGDDLDERIETYYVRVRGVVQGVGFRHATVREAHALRLRGWVANLDDGSVEAMLQGPAPQIDRMLAWLRHGPPAARVTEVTFEERRTDKRFERFQQH, encoded by the coding sequence ATGAACGGCGACGATCTGGACGAGCGGATCGAAACCTATTACGTGCGGGTGCGCGGCGTGGTGCAGGGCGTGGGCTTCCGGCACGCGACCGTGCGCGAGGCGCATGCGCTTCGTCTGCGCGGCTGGGTCGCGAATCTCGACGACGGCTCGGTCGAGGCGATGCTGCAAGGCCCGGCGCCGCAGATCGACCGGATGCTCGCGTGGCTGCGGCACGGGCCGCCCGCCGCGCGCGTGACCGAGGTGACGTTCGAGGAGCGCCGGACCGACAAGCGCTTCGAGCGCTTCCAGCAGCATTGA
- the hpnA gene encoding hopanoid-associated sugar epimerase — translation MTDIQRDLVLVTGASGFVGSAVARAARQQGYRVRVLVRPTSPRTNVADLDAEIATGDMRDEASMRAALRGVRYLLHVAADYRLWAPDPLEIERANLEGAVATMRAALAEGVERIVYTSSVATLKVTPSGASADESSPLAAEQAIGVYKRSKVLAERAVERMIADDKLPAVIVNPSTPIGPRDVKPTPTGRIIVEAALGKIPAFVDTGLNLVHVDDVALGHLLALERGRIGERYILGGENLPLQTMLADIAQLTGRKAPTLALPRWPLYPIALGAEAVAKVTKREPFVTVDGLRMSKNKMYFTSAKAERELGYRARPYREGIRDALDWFRQAGYLR, via the coding sequence ATGACTGACATACAACGCGATCTCGTTCTGGTGACCGGCGCTTCCGGTTTTGTCGGCTCTGCCGTCGCGCGCGCCGCGCGGCAGCAAGGCTATCGGGTGCGCGTGCTCGTGCGGCCGACGAGCCCGCGCACGAACGTCGCGGATCTCGACGCCGAAATCGCGACGGGCGACATGCGCGACGAGGCGTCGATGCGCGCCGCACTTCGCGGCGTGCGCTACCTGCTGCACGTCGCGGCCGATTACCGGCTGTGGGCGCCCGACCCGCTCGAGATCGAGCGCGCGAATCTCGAAGGCGCGGTCGCGACGATGCGCGCGGCGCTCGCCGAGGGCGTCGAGCGGATCGTCTACACGAGCAGCGTCGCGACGCTGAAGGTGACGCCGTCGGGCGCATCGGCCGACGAGTCGTCGCCGCTCGCGGCCGAGCAGGCGATCGGCGTGTACAAGCGCAGCAAGGTGCTCGCGGAGCGCGCGGTCGAGCGGATGATCGCCGACGACAAGCTGCCCGCGGTGATCGTCAATCCGTCGACGCCGATCGGCCCGCGCGACGTGAAACCGACGCCCACCGGCCGGATCATCGTCGAAGCCGCGCTCGGCAAGATCCCGGCGTTCGTCGACACGGGGCTGAACCTCGTGCACGTCGACGACGTCGCGCTCGGCCACCTGCTCGCGCTCGAGCGCGGGCGGATCGGCGAGCGCTACATCCTCGGCGGCGAGAACCTGCCGCTGCAGACGATGCTCGCCGACATCGCGCAATTGACGGGCCGCAAGGCGCCGACGCTCGCGCTGCCGCGCTGGCCGCTGTATCCGATCGCGCTCGGCGCGGAGGCGGTCGCGAAGGTGACGAAGCGCGAGCCGTTCGTGACGGTCGACGGGCTCAGGATGTCGAAGAACAAGATGTATTTCACGTCGGCGAAGGCGGAACGCGAGCTCGGCTATCGCGCGCGGCCGTATCGCGAAGGCATCCGCGACGCGCTCGACTGGTTCCGGCAGGCGGGCTATTTGCGCTGA
- a CDS encoding glycosyltransferase yields the protein MTLIVVFLLSCLSLVIWLVLLFGRGGFWRARPARRLPPDARGAAADAGWPAVAAVVPARDEADVIGEAVKSLVEQDYAGPFHLIVVDDHSADGTADAARAAAAAAGRADRLTVLSAEALPAGWSGKVWAQSQGIAAVRSLGLPADYLLLTDADIGHPPDAVAQLVTRAQAEKRDLVSLMVRLRCDSFWEKALIPAFVFFFAKLYPFSWVNDPRNKTAGAAGGCMLVRRDALEEAGGIESIRGALIDDCSLAAQLKHRGAGHHPIRLDLAERSVSLRPYDSWRDIWNMIARTAFTQLRYSPVLLLGTLVGMTIIYLVPPVAALAYGARAWPAWLAWASMCTAYAPMLSYYRRSPWWAPALPLVALFYVGATVASAVRYWRGKGGQWKARVQAPVQDR from the coding sequence ATGACGCTGATCGTCGTGTTTCTGCTGTCGTGCCTGTCGCTCGTGATCTGGCTCGTGCTGCTGTTCGGGCGCGGCGGCTTCTGGCGCGCGCGCCCCGCGCGGCGCCTGCCGCCCGACGCGCGCGGCGCGGCCGCCGACGCCGGCTGGCCCGCGGTTGCGGCCGTCGTGCCCGCCCGCGACGAGGCCGACGTGATCGGCGAGGCCGTCAAGTCGCTCGTCGAGCAGGACTACGCAGGCCCGTTCCATCTGATCGTCGTCGACGACCACAGCGCCGACGGCACCGCCGACGCCGCACGCGCGGCCGCGGCGGCGGCCGGCCGCGCCGACCGGCTGACCGTGCTGAGCGCGGAGGCGCTGCCTGCCGGCTGGTCGGGCAAGGTGTGGGCGCAGTCGCAGGGGATCGCCGCGGTGCGCTCGCTCGGGCTGCCCGCCGACTATCTGCTGCTGACGGATGCCGACATCGGCCATCCGCCGGACGCGGTCGCGCAGCTCGTCACGCGCGCGCAGGCCGAGAAGCGCGATCTCGTGTCGCTGATGGTGCGGCTGCGGTGCGATTCGTTCTGGGAAAAGGCGCTGATCCCGGCGTTCGTGTTCTTCTTCGCGAAGCTCTACCCGTTCTCGTGGGTCAACGATCCGCGCAACAAGACGGCGGGTGCGGCGGGCGGCTGCATGCTCGTGCGCCGCGACGCGCTCGAGGAGGCGGGCGGCATCGAATCGATCCGGGGCGCGCTGATCGACGACTGCAGCCTTGCCGCGCAGCTCAAGCATCGCGGCGCCGGGCATCACCCGATCCGGCTCGACCTGGCCGAGCGCAGCGTGTCGTTGCGCCCGTACGATAGCTGGCGCGACATCTGGAACATGATCGCGCGGACCGCGTTCACGCAGCTGCGCTACTCGCCGGTGCTGCTGCTGGGCACGCTCGTCGGAATGACGATCATCTATCTGGTGCCGCCCGTCGCCGCGCTCGCGTATGGCGCGCGCGCGTGGCCGGCGTGGCTCGCGTGGGCGTCGATGTGCACCGCGTATGCGCCGATGCTGAGCTATTACCGCCGCTCGCCGTGGTGGGCGCCCGCGCTGCCGCTCGTCGCGCTGTTCTACGTCGGCGCGACGGTCGCGTCGGCGGTGCGCTACTGGCGCGGCAAGGGCGGGCAGTGGAAGGCGCGCGTGCAGGCGCCGGTGCAGGATCGCTGA
- the ispH gene encoding 4-hydroxy-3-methylbut-2-enyl diphosphate reductase, producing the protein MRVILAQPRGFCAGVVRAIEIVERALQQHGAPVYVRHEIVHNRHVVENLRNKGARFVEELDEVPHGAVAIFSAHGVAQTVEMDAEARGLDVLDATCPLVTKVHVQGRQYVAAGRRLILIGHAGHPEVEGTIGQIPGEVILVQSEAEVDTLTLPADTPIAYVTQTTLSVDDTRGIIEALQRRFTDIVGPDTRDICYATQNRQAAVRELSEQVDVLLVVGATNSSNSNRLREIGTESGVPSYLVADGSEIRAEWFAGACAVGLTAGASAPEEMVEDVIAALRALGPVEVATMSGREEKVEFKLPAKLTQAVAREV; encoded by the coding sequence ATGCGAGTCATCCTTGCCCAGCCTCGCGGCTTTTGTGCGGGGGTTGTCCGCGCGATCGAGATCGTCGAGCGCGCGCTGCAACAGCACGGCGCGCCGGTCTATGTACGTCACGAGATCGTTCATAATCGGCACGTCGTTGAAAACCTGAGAAATAAAGGGGCGCGATTCGTTGAGGAACTCGACGAAGTGCCGCACGGCGCCGTCGCGATCTTCAGTGCACACGGCGTCGCCCAGACCGTCGAAATGGATGCCGAGGCCCGGGGCCTCGACGTCCTCGACGCGACCTGCCCGCTCGTCACGAAGGTGCACGTGCAGGGGCGCCAGTACGTCGCGGCCGGCCGGCGGCTGATCCTGATCGGCCACGCCGGCCATCCGGAAGTCGAAGGCACGATCGGCCAGATTCCGGGCGAGGTGATCCTCGTCCAGAGCGAAGCCGAGGTCGACACACTGACGCTGCCCGCCGATACGCCCATCGCGTACGTCACGCAGACGACGCTGTCGGTCGACGACACGCGCGGCATCATCGAGGCGCTGCAGCGCCGGTTCACCGACATCGTCGGCCCGGACACGCGCGACATCTGCTACGCGACGCAGAACCGCCAGGCGGCCGTGCGCGAGCTGAGCGAACAGGTTGACGTGCTGCTCGTCGTCGGCGCGACGAACAGCTCGAACTCGAACCGGCTGCGCGAGATCGGCACCGAAAGCGGCGTGCCGAGCTATCTCGTCGCGGACGGCTCGGAAATCCGCGCCGAATGGTTCGCCGGCGCATGCGCGGTCGGTCTCACGGCCGGCGCGTCGGCGCCCGAGGAAATGGTCGAGGACGTGATCGCCGCACTGCGCGCGCTCGGTCCGGTCGAGGTCGCGACGATGTCGGGCCGCGAGGAAAAAGTCGAATTCAAGTTGCCGGCGAAGCTCACGCAAGCTGTCGCCCGCGAAGTTTAA
- the hpnH gene encoding adenosyl-hopene transferase HpnH, translating into MSIPLLQQARVGAYIVRQHLSGNKRYPLALMLEPLFRCNLACNGCGKIDYPDPILNQRLSIEECLQAVDECGAPVVSIAGGEPLLHKEMPEIVKGIMKRKKFVYLCTNALLMEKKMDDYQPSPYFVWSVHLDGDQDMHDHSVSQEGVYEKAVAAIKEAKRRGFRVNINCTLFNDAIPERVAKFFDTLKPIGVDGITVSPGYAYERAPDQQHFLNRDKTKNLFREILKRGEGGKRWSFSQSSLFLDFLAGNQTYKCTPWGNPARTVFGWQKPCYLVGEGYVKTFKELMETTDWDNYGVGNYEKCADCMVHCGFEATAVMDTIAHPLKALKVSMSGIKTEGKFAPDIPIDKQRPAEYVFSRHVEIKLEEIQRAGKGKLQKSAKPAAAA; encoded by the coding sequence TTGTCTATTCCGCTGCTCCAGCAAGCCCGCGTCGGCGCGTACATCGTGCGCCAACATCTGTCCGGCAACAAACGCTATCCGCTCGCGCTGATGCTCGAGCCGCTGTTCCGCTGCAACCTCGCGTGCAACGGCTGCGGCAAGATCGATTATCCGGATCCGATCCTGAACCAGCGGCTGTCGATCGAAGAATGCCTGCAGGCCGTGGACGAATGCGGCGCGCCCGTCGTGTCGATCGCGGGCGGCGAGCCGCTGCTGCACAAGGAAATGCCGGAAATCGTCAAGGGCATCATGAAGCGCAAGAAGTTCGTGTATCTGTGCACGAACGCGCTGTTGATGGAAAAGAAGATGGACGACTACCAGCCGAGTCCGTACTTCGTCTGGTCCGTCCACCTCGACGGCGACCAGGACATGCACGACCACTCGGTGTCGCAGGAAGGCGTGTACGAGAAGGCCGTCGCGGCGATCAAGGAAGCGAAGCGCCGCGGCTTCCGCGTGAACATCAACTGCACGCTGTTCAACGACGCGATCCCCGAGCGCGTCGCGAAGTTCTTCGACACGCTCAAGCCGATCGGCGTCGACGGCATCACGGTGTCGCCGGGCTACGCGTACGAGCGCGCGCCGGACCAACAGCACTTCCTGAACCGCGACAAGACGAAGAACCTGTTCCGCGAGATCCTGAAGCGCGGCGAAGGCGGCAAGCGCTGGTCGTTCAGCCAGTCGTCGCTGTTCCTCGACTTCCTCGCCGGCAACCAGACCTACAAGTGCACGCCGTGGGGCAACCCGGCGCGCACGGTGTTCGGCTGGCAGAAGCCGTGCTACCTGGTCGGCGAAGGCTACGTGAAGACCTTCAAGGAGCTGATGGAAACGACCGACTGGGACAATTACGGCGTCGGCAACTACGAGAAGTGCGCGGACTGCATGGTCCACTGCGGCTTCGAGGCGACGGCCGTGATGGACACCATCGCGCATCCGCTGAAGGCGCTGAAGGTGTCGATGAGCGGCATCAAGACGGAAGGCAAGTTCGCGCCGGACATTCCGATCGACAAGCAGCGTCCGGCCGAGTACGTGTTCTCGCGCCACGTCGAGATCAAACTCGAAGAGATCCAGCGCGCGGGCAAGGGCAAGCTGCAGAAGTCGGCGAAGCCGGCCGCGGCGGCCTGA
- a CDS encoding DOPA 4,5-dioxygenase family protein: protein MTSSNVAAITGWHAHVYFDAASRDAAWALREIIERRFGATVQLGRFHERLVGPHPAWSYQIAFEPSQFAEVVPWLVLHHDALDVFLHPNTGDELRDHRDAAVWIGRSYTLNLDALRG, encoded by the coding sequence ATGACTTCATCCAACGTCGCCGCCATCACCGGCTGGCATGCCCACGTGTATTTCGACGCAGCGAGCCGCGACGCGGCATGGGCGCTTCGCGAGATCATCGAACGGCGCTTCGGCGCGACCGTGCAGCTCGGCCGCTTTCACGAACGCCTGGTCGGGCCGCATCCGGCGTGGTCGTATCAGATCGCGTTCGAACCGTCGCAGTTCGCCGAAGTCGTTCCGTGGCTCGTGCTCCATCACGACGCGCTCGACGTGTTCCTGCATCCGAACACGGGCGACGAACTGCGTGATCATCGCGACGCCGCAGTCTGGATCGGCCGTTCGTACACGCTGAATCTCGACGCGCTGAGGGGCTGA
- a CDS encoding oxidoreductase, protein MKNKMSGMDTADLDATAVLGAPDTVRERNRVLEADLGLDAILWHIDYGAQPFDLMRNNLEVFARDVLPRL, encoded by the coding sequence ATGAAGAACAAGATGAGCGGCATGGACACGGCCGACCTCGACGCGACCGCGGTGCTCGGCGCGCCCGACACCGTGCGCGAGCGGAATCGCGTGCTCGAGGCGGATCTCGGCCTCGACGCGATCCTGTGGCACATTGATTACGGCGCGCAGCCGTTCGACCTGATGCGCAACAACCTGGAGGTCTTCGCTCGCGACGTGCTGCCGCGCCTGTGA
- a CDS encoding FAD-dependent monooxygenase: protein MTTTTSLSATVVGAGIGGLAAALALRRAGHRVTVLEQSKAFREVGAGLQVVPNASRALRALGVLDQRRLAAVAPTATIRRRWQDGRLLGAFPLGAGVEEAFNAPYWNAHRADLHAALLDAARDPAAAGHPVDVKGGVAVRGLDAHGPDGASVVDANGTRWRADLVVAADGIHSTLRQALLGDDAPHYSGDDAYRALIDARAIDPRSNVFEIVAEPQVTIWLGPGRHAIHYWVRGRKLLNLVVVVPGDGSTRESWSSKGDRATLEAELDGWDPRLVGLIRCASELSRWSLHDRQPLSRWAWDSVCLLGDACHPMLPYQSQGAAQALEDAVVLGRCVTGLASKDALGDALLEYQRLRLDRSARIQLASAGNGGVFHLPDGPEQQARDAELKSRRADFKSYDWTWADAYRM from the coding sequence ATGACAACGACAACTTCACTCAGCGCGACCGTCGTCGGCGCGGGAATCGGCGGGCTTGCCGCCGCGCTCGCGCTGCGCCGCGCCGGCCATCGCGTGACCGTCCTCGAGCAAAGCAAGGCGTTTCGCGAAGTCGGCGCGGGGCTTCAGGTCGTGCCGAACGCGAGCCGCGCGCTGCGCGCGCTCGGCGTGCTCGACCAGCGGCGGCTCGCGGCCGTCGCGCCGACCGCGACGATCCGGCGCCGCTGGCAGGACGGCCGCCTGCTCGGCGCCTTTCCGCTCGGCGCGGGCGTCGAGGAAGCGTTCAACGCGCCGTACTGGAACGCGCATCGCGCCGATCTGCACGCGGCGCTGCTCGACGCCGCGCGCGACCCGGCGGCCGCCGGGCACCCGGTCGACGTGAAAGGCGGCGTCGCGGTGCGCGGACTCGATGCGCACGGGCCCGACGGCGCAAGCGTCGTCGACGCGAACGGCACGCGCTGGCGCGCCGACCTCGTCGTCGCGGCGGACGGCATCCACTCGACGCTGCGGCAGGCGCTGCTCGGCGACGACGCGCCGCACTACAGCGGCGACGACGCATATCGCGCGCTGATCGATGCCCGCGCGATCGATCCGCGCTCGAACGTGTTCGAGATCGTTGCCGAGCCGCAGGTGACGATCTGGCTCGGGCCGGGCCGGCACGCGATCCACTACTGGGTGCGCGGCCGCAAGCTGCTGAACCTCGTCGTGGTCGTGCCGGGCGACGGCAGCACGCGCGAATCGTGGAGCAGCAAGGGCGATCGCGCGACGCTCGAAGCGGAGCTCGACGGCTGGGACCCGCGGCTCGTCGGCCTGATCCGCTGCGCGTCGGAGTTGAGCCGCTGGTCGCTGCACGACCGCCAGCCGCTGTCGCGCTGGGCGTGGGACAGCGTGTGCCTGCTCGGCGACGCGTGCCACCCGATGCTGCCGTACCAGTCGCAGGGCGCGGCGCAGGCGCTCGAGGACGCGGTCGTGCTCGGCCGCTGCGTGACGGGCCTCGCGTCGAAGGACGCGCTCGGCGACGCGCTGCTCGAGTACCAGCGCCTGCGGCTCGACCGCAGCGCGCGAATCCAGCTCGCGTCCGCCGGCAACGGCGGCGTGTTTCACCTGCCCGACGGCCCCGAGCAGCAAGCGCGCGACGCCGAGCTGAAATCGCGCCGCGCCGATTTCAAGTCGTACGACTGGACCTGGGCCGACGCCTATCGGATGTGA
- a CDS encoding flavin reductase family protein gives MSNTAEIAQQLKQAMRGVAATVTIVTTGGDGPAGAPCAMTASSFTSMSLDPPTVLVCINKRASIHASITDRRRFCVNALQSCHAPLALACSVSGSDTRFAHGAWRIDAATGLPYLENAQTSFFCDTLEQFEVGSHSILVGKVTRLAMSDDINPLMYVNGTFAAVRALPPDAARAPSHAGAGG, from the coding sequence ATGTCGAATACCGCGGAAATTGCGCAGCAACTGAAACAAGCGATGCGCGGCGTTGCCGCCACCGTAACGATCGTCACGACGGGCGGCGACGGCCCGGCGGGCGCGCCGTGCGCGATGACGGCGAGTTCGTTCACGTCGATGTCGCTCGATCCGCCGACCGTGCTCGTCTGCATCAACAAGCGCGCGAGCATTCACGCGTCGATCACGGACCGCCGACGCTTCTGCGTGAACGCGCTGCAGAGCTGCCATGCGCCGCTCGCGCTCGCGTGCAGCGTCTCCGGCTCCGACACGCGCTTCGCGCACGGCGCGTGGCGCATCGACGCGGCGACCGGCCTGCCGTATCTCGAGAACGCGCAGACATCGTTCTTCTGCGACACGCTCGAGCAGTTCGAAGTCGGCTCGCATTCGATCCTGGTCGGCAAAGTGACGCGCCTCGCGATGTCGGACGACATCAACCCGCTGATGTACGTGAACGGCACGTTCGCCGCGGTCCGCGCACTGCCGCCCGACGCGGCCCGCGCGCCGTCGCATGCCGGAGCCGGCGGATGA